One bacterium genomic window, ATAATACGGATTGATTTCGAGAGTTTTAAAAAATTCATTTTTGGCATTTTCCGCATACTTTTTCTCGAGGAGCGCGCAGCCCAGATTATAGTGCGGGCGGGCGAGATTCGGTGATTTGCGGACGACATCGGTCCACAGGGTCAAGCGATCCTTCCACACCTTGTTCCGCTCGAATGTCATTACGGAGTAAGCGAGCACAATGGCCAGAAAAACAGTAATCGCCGCCGTCTGCGAGAATTTCTCCCAGACGAGGTAATACATGATGCTCACGAAGAACAGGCTGAAACCGAACATCGGCAGATAGAGGCGGTGTTCGAACATTGTGCTCGGAATGGGTATTATGCTCGATTCAACGGACAGGGTGATGAAAAACCAAAGAATTCCGGCCGAAACAGCCCTTTTCCGGGGGAACAGCCAGATGGCAAGAACGACAATCGATGAGAGGAACAGGAATCCGAGAATTGTTGCGGGATTAAAAAATCCCTTCGAAGCGGCGACATCATGAAGGAGATTCTGATGAACCGGCACAGCAAGAAGCCCGATGTATCGAACAATCACCTTGAACTGGGTCATGAGATAAATTGTGCTTGTGAGTTCCGGGTCCTGATACCGGTGGGACCCGACCGGATGAAAAATCACGCCTGTTTTGAACGAATAGAGCGCCGGAACGATTAGCAGGAGAATGAGCGGGATGAGGAAATACAGATACCGCTCCCTGTGAGAAAAAAAGTCCTTGAGTGAGCCTTTTGTGAACGCTGCAAGCTCAAAGAGAATCAGAGCAAACGGAAGGGTGAACACGATTTCCTTTGTGAACATCCCGAAAAGAGCACTCGCAGCCGCCAGTAGAAAAAAAAGAACCGACCGCGATCTTTTATCCGAAAGCCGCGCCTTCATGTAACAGCACACCGAAAACAGGTAAAACAGCGTCGCAAGCGATGCGAGCCGCTGGACGATATACGTGACTCCCTGTGTCTGTATCGGATGCGAGACGAAGACGAGGGCACAGGCGAGCGAAAGCAGCCTGCTGTGACGGCTGATCGGTTCTGATCGCATGGCCGGGCTCGAAAAAAACAGGAGCGCCAGCCACATGACGAGAAAGGCATTGATGATGTGAATGGCGATATTGACTGCATGATACCCGAAAACTTTCAGTCCATTGAAGTGATAATTGAGCGCGAACGTATAGAGGCCGACGAACCGGGTCTTGTAGAAGTCCCATATCGCCCCGGGGTTCCCGATGTGGCGGATAGCCTTGTTGTTGAGTATGATATTGCCGTCGTCAAACGTGAAGTCGCAGTTGAAACTGTTCGAATACACGATGAGACCAAGAATCAGAATGAGAACATAGGGGAACAGTTTTATGATGAGCGGATGAATCTTTCTCTCCGTTGCCTGAATCTTTTTTTGCGGTTTTTTACCTGCTTTGATCATATGGTATTCCGTTTCCTGCTGAGGTATATACT contains:
- a CDS encoding tetratricopeptide repeat protein; protein product: MIKAGKKPQKKIQATERKIHPLIIKLFPYVLILILGLIVYSNSFNCDFTFDDGNIILNNKAIRHIGNPGAIWDFYKTRFVGLYTFALNYHFNGLKVFGYHAVNIAIHIINAFLVMWLALLFFSSPAMRSEPISRHSRLLSLACALVFVSHPIQTQGVTYIVQRLASLATLFYLFSVCCYMKARLSDKRSRSVLFFLLAAASALFGMFTKEIVFTLPFALILFELAAFTKGSLKDFFSHRERYLYFLIPLILLLIVPALYSFKTGVIFHPVGSHRYQDPELTSTIYLMTQFKVIVRYIGLLAVPVHQNLLHDVAASKGFFNPATILGFLFLSSIVVLAIWLFPRKRAVSAGILWFFITLSVESSIIPIPSTMFEHRLYLPMFGFSLFFVSIMYYLVWEKFSQTAAITVFLAIVLAYSVMTFERNKVWKDRLTLWTDVVRKSPNLARPHYNLGCALLEKKYAENAKNEFFKTLEINPYYTPAYVKLGTMASMSGDYAAAIKYSSDAMLRDPYSVDVYNNLGSAYLLSGRYEEAAGVLQKALVYFPDNVEVHNNLGSAYLFLENYQAAREELKKSLAVDPVNFKALMNLGTVSLMLDDYDETISIFSKALTLHPENINAQFQIGMALANRGMVDRATMYLDNVVKTAPSFAQAHYLLGVILRHKGVERQASAHLEKAVELRPEYKQAPVELKEALDYLKSERTLKAKKTE